The proteins below come from a single Antennarius striatus isolate MH-2024 chromosome 18, ASM4005453v1, whole genome shotgun sequence genomic window:
- the kirrel1b gene encoding kin of IRRE-like protein 1b isoform X1, which yields MAAHDQVTKKKKKRLEIDFPGCPSVAVWGIRFSQEPADQSVVLGERVVLSCVVFNYSGIVQWTKDGLALGVGEGLRDLMSPPAWPRYRVLRSLDIGQYNLEISNAELSDDSLYECQATEAALRSRRAKLNVLIPPENPVVDGTPELLLMAGTPYNLTCVTRGAKPAAHIQWTKDGANVEGAYQSTEVLPDRKRVTTRSYLPITPTDTDSGRNFTCVASNPAVPMGKRATVTLNVHHPPMVTLSIEPRSVMEGERVTFTCQASANPPIMGYRWAKGGVLLEGARESVFVTTADHSFFTEPVSCQVFNAVGNTNVSILVDVHFGPILVVEPRPVTVDVDSDVTLNCKWSGNPPLTLTWTKKGSNMVLSNNNQLYLKSVSQTDAGQYVCKAIVPRIGVGETEVTLTVNGPPIISSDPVQYAVRGERGEIKCYIASTPPPDKIVWAWKENVWEKEKGTLMERYTVEQSKPPSQGGAVLSTLTINNVMESDFHSPYNCTAWNSFGPGTMIITLEETDIVPVGIIAGGTVGSSILLLMFLLALAFFLYRQRKGSRRGVTLGKPDIKVETVNKETHSLEEEAADVSTATRMVKAMYSFLPSVSLSPSTQPFKDDIDLKQEVRSDSDTREEYELKDPTNGYYNVRATTHDEARPQSHAIHYQGEFRPPNSNSGPTGAASSGPSTAASGAVPPSTVPGSRAGCYDPRPPSRMSHATYAQFNTFTRVPQSQKAPPNPALQSPGDYPGDCGLLDSSTQLAYDNYGYPSQYPSYRMGFAPPIEEGPAYEMYPTGQGTGPGQGQGQGQQSPEAGLGQYGSSTRFSYSSPPSDYSQRHTQRMQTHV from the exons ATGGCAGCTCATGACcaggtcacaaaaaaaaaaaaaaaaagactagaaaTTGATTTCCCTGGTTGTCCCTCTGTTGCAGTGTGGGGCATTCGCTTCTCCCAGGAGCCGGCAGACCAGTCGGTGGTGCTGGGGGAGAGGGTGGTGCTGTCCTGCGTGGTGTTCAACTACAGCGGCATCGTCCAGTGGACCAAAGACGGCCTGGCCCTTGGTGTAGGAGAGGGTCTGAGAG ATCTGATGTCTCCCCCAGCCTGGCCTAGGTATCGCGTGCTGAGGTCTCTGGACATCGGCCAGTACAACCTGGAGATCTCCAACGCCGAGTTGTCTGACGACTCGCTGTACGAGTGTCAGGCCACGGAGGCGGCTCTGCGCTCCAGGAGGGCCAAACTCAACGTGCTCA tcCCCCCTGAGAACCCAGTGGTGGACGGAACCCCGGAGCTCCTCCTGATGGCCGGAACCCCGTACAATCTGACCTGCGTGACCCGCGGGGCCAAGCCTGCAGCGCACATCCAGTGGACCAAGGATGGGGCCAATGTGGAGGGGGCCTACCAGTCCACG gaagtgcttccagaCAGGAAGAGGGTGACGACCAGGAGCTACCTCCCCATCACGCCGACTGACACCGACAGCGGCCGCAACTTCACCTGCGTGGCGAGCAACCCGGCGGTGCCAATGGGCAAACGAGCCACTGTTACCCTCAACGTCCACC ATCCTCCTATGGTGACCTTGTCTATAGAGCCTCGCTCCGTCATGGAGGGCGAGAGAGTCACCTTCACCTGCCAGGCCTCTGCCAACCCTCCAATCATGGgctacag ATGGGCCAAAGGCGGCGTGCTGCTGGAGGGGGCCAGAGAGAGTGTGTTCGTCACCACGGCCGATCACTCCTTCTTCACCGAACCCGTTTCCTGTCAGGTGTTCAACGCGGTGGGAAACACCAACGTTAGCATCCTGGTGGATGTGCACT TCGGTCCAATACTGGTGGTGGAGCCCCGGCCGGTTACCGTAGACGTGGACTCCGATGTCACTCTCAACTGCAAGTGGTCCGGTAACCCCCCTCTCACCCTCACCTGGACCAAGAAGGGCTCCAACATg gtgctCAGCAATAACAACCAGCTGTATTTGAAGTCGGTCAGCCAGACGGATGCGGGCCAGTATGTCTGCAAGGCCATCGTACCGCGGATCGGAGTCGGGGAGACCGAGGTCACGCTCACCGTCAACG GCCCCCCCATAATCTCCAGTGATCCAGTCCAGTACGCTGTCAGAGGGGAAAGAGGGGAGATCAAATGCTACATCGCCAGCACCCCCCCACCTGATAAGATT GTTTGGGCTTGGAAGGAGAACGTTTGGGAGAAGGAGAAGGGCACCCTGATGGAGCGATACACCGTAGAGCAAAGCAAACCCCCGTCCCAGGGCGGGGCCGTCCTCTCCACCCTCACCATCAACAACGTCATGGAGTCCGACTTCCATTCGCCCTACAACTGCACCGCCTGGAACTCCTTCGGACCCGGAACCATGATCATCACTCTGGAAGAGACGG ATATTGTTCCAGTGGGAATTATCGCCGGTGGTACCGTTGGCTCCTCCATTCTGCTGCTAATGTTTCTACTGGCACTCGCCTTCTTCCTCTACCGCCAACGCAAAGGCA GTCGAAGGGGCGTCACACTTGGAAAACCAGACATCAAGGTAGAAACGGTCAACAAAGAGACCCacagcctggaggaggaggcggccgACGTCTCCACGGCAACGCGAATGGTCAAGGCCATGTACTCT TTTCTGCCCTCTgtttccctctctccctccactCAGCCGTTCAAAGACGACATCGACCTGAAGCAGGAAGTCCGGAGCGACAGCGACACCAGGGAGGAGTACGAGCTCAAG GATCCAACCAACGGTTACTACAACGTCAGAGCCACCACCCACGATGAGGCGCGCCCCCAGTCCCACGCCATCCACTACCAGGGTGAGTTTCGTCCACCCAACTCCAACAGCGGACCGACCGGCGCCGCCTCCAGTGGACCCTCCACTGCCGCCAGCGGCGCCGTCCCACCCAGCACGGTGCCGGGGTCCAGAGCGGGCTGCTACGACCCCCGCCCTCCATCCAGGATGTCCCACGCCACCTACGCCCAGTTCAACACCTTCACCCGAGTCCCACAGAGCCAGAAAGCGCCTCCTAATCCGGCTCTTCAATCCCCTGGAGATTATCCTGGAGACTGTGGCCTGCTGGACAGCTCAACGCAGCTGGCTTACGACAACTACGGATACCCCTCCCAGTATCCCAGCTACCGCATGGGCTTCGCCCCACCCATAGAGGAAGGCCCGGCCTATGAGATGTACCCGACGGGACAAGGGACCGGGCCGGGGCAGGGGCAGGGGCAGGGGCAGCAAAGTCCCGAAGCAGGGCTGGGGCAATACGGAAGCTCCACCCGATTCTCCTATTCGTCCCCCCCCTCTGACTATTCCCAAAGACACACTCAAAGGATGCAGACTCACGTTTGA
- the kirrel1b gene encoding kin of IRRE-like protein 1b isoform X2 translates to MAAHDQVTKKKKKRLEIDFPGCPSVAVWGIRFSQEPADQSVVLGERVVLSCVVFNYSGIVQWTKDGLALGVGEGLRAWPRYRVLRSLDIGQYNLEISNAELSDDSLYECQATEAALRSRRAKLNVLIPPENPVVDGTPELLLMAGTPYNLTCVTRGAKPAAHIQWTKDGANVEGAYQSTEVLPDRKRVTTRSYLPITPTDTDSGRNFTCVASNPAVPMGKRATVTLNVHHPPMVTLSIEPRSVMEGERVTFTCQASANPPIMGYRWAKGGVLLEGARESVFVTTADHSFFTEPVSCQVFNAVGNTNVSILVDVHFGPILVVEPRPVTVDVDSDVTLNCKWSGNPPLTLTWTKKGSNMVLSNNNQLYLKSVSQTDAGQYVCKAIVPRIGVGETEVTLTVNGPPIISSDPVQYAVRGERGEIKCYIASTPPPDKIVWAWKENVWEKEKGTLMERYTVEQSKPPSQGGAVLSTLTINNVMESDFHSPYNCTAWNSFGPGTMIITLEETDIVPVGIIAGGTVGSSILLLMFLLALAFFLYRQRKGSRRGVTLGKPDIKVETVNKETHSLEEEAADVSTATRMVKAMYSFLPSVSLSPSTQPFKDDIDLKQEVRSDSDTREEYELKDPTNGYYNVRATTHDEARPQSHAIHYQGEFRPPNSNSGPTGAASSGPSTAASGAVPPSTVPGSRAGCYDPRPPSRMSHATYAQFNTFTRVPQSQKAPPNPALQSPGDYPGDCGLLDSSTQLAYDNYGYPSQYPSYRMGFAPPIEEGPAYEMYPTGQGTGPGQGQGQGQQSPEAGLGQYGSSTRFSYSSPPSDYSQRHTQRMQTHV, encoded by the exons ATGGCAGCTCATGACcaggtcacaaaaaaaaaaaaaaaaagactagaaaTTGATTTCCCTGGTTGTCCCTCTGTTGCAGTGTGGGGCATTCGCTTCTCCCAGGAGCCGGCAGACCAGTCGGTGGTGCTGGGGGAGAGGGTGGTGCTGTCCTGCGTGGTGTTCAACTACAGCGGCATCGTCCAGTGGACCAAAGACGGCCTGGCCCTTGGTGTAGGAGAGGGTCTGAGAG CCTGGCCTAGGTATCGCGTGCTGAGGTCTCTGGACATCGGCCAGTACAACCTGGAGATCTCCAACGCCGAGTTGTCTGACGACTCGCTGTACGAGTGTCAGGCCACGGAGGCGGCTCTGCGCTCCAGGAGGGCCAAACTCAACGTGCTCA tcCCCCCTGAGAACCCAGTGGTGGACGGAACCCCGGAGCTCCTCCTGATGGCCGGAACCCCGTACAATCTGACCTGCGTGACCCGCGGGGCCAAGCCTGCAGCGCACATCCAGTGGACCAAGGATGGGGCCAATGTGGAGGGGGCCTACCAGTCCACG gaagtgcttccagaCAGGAAGAGGGTGACGACCAGGAGCTACCTCCCCATCACGCCGACTGACACCGACAGCGGCCGCAACTTCACCTGCGTGGCGAGCAACCCGGCGGTGCCAATGGGCAAACGAGCCACTGTTACCCTCAACGTCCACC ATCCTCCTATGGTGACCTTGTCTATAGAGCCTCGCTCCGTCATGGAGGGCGAGAGAGTCACCTTCACCTGCCAGGCCTCTGCCAACCCTCCAATCATGGgctacag ATGGGCCAAAGGCGGCGTGCTGCTGGAGGGGGCCAGAGAGAGTGTGTTCGTCACCACGGCCGATCACTCCTTCTTCACCGAACCCGTTTCCTGTCAGGTGTTCAACGCGGTGGGAAACACCAACGTTAGCATCCTGGTGGATGTGCACT TCGGTCCAATACTGGTGGTGGAGCCCCGGCCGGTTACCGTAGACGTGGACTCCGATGTCACTCTCAACTGCAAGTGGTCCGGTAACCCCCCTCTCACCCTCACCTGGACCAAGAAGGGCTCCAACATg gtgctCAGCAATAACAACCAGCTGTATTTGAAGTCGGTCAGCCAGACGGATGCGGGCCAGTATGTCTGCAAGGCCATCGTACCGCGGATCGGAGTCGGGGAGACCGAGGTCACGCTCACCGTCAACG GCCCCCCCATAATCTCCAGTGATCCAGTCCAGTACGCTGTCAGAGGGGAAAGAGGGGAGATCAAATGCTACATCGCCAGCACCCCCCCACCTGATAAGATT GTTTGGGCTTGGAAGGAGAACGTTTGGGAGAAGGAGAAGGGCACCCTGATGGAGCGATACACCGTAGAGCAAAGCAAACCCCCGTCCCAGGGCGGGGCCGTCCTCTCCACCCTCACCATCAACAACGTCATGGAGTCCGACTTCCATTCGCCCTACAACTGCACCGCCTGGAACTCCTTCGGACCCGGAACCATGATCATCACTCTGGAAGAGACGG ATATTGTTCCAGTGGGAATTATCGCCGGTGGTACCGTTGGCTCCTCCATTCTGCTGCTAATGTTTCTACTGGCACTCGCCTTCTTCCTCTACCGCCAACGCAAAGGCA GTCGAAGGGGCGTCACACTTGGAAAACCAGACATCAAGGTAGAAACGGTCAACAAAGAGACCCacagcctggaggaggaggcggccgACGTCTCCACGGCAACGCGAATGGTCAAGGCCATGTACTCT TTTCTGCCCTCTgtttccctctctccctccactCAGCCGTTCAAAGACGACATCGACCTGAAGCAGGAAGTCCGGAGCGACAGCGACACCAGGGAGGAGTACGAGCTCAAG GATCCAACCAACGGTTACTACAACGTCAGAGCCACCACCCACGATGAGGCGCGCCCCCAGTCCCACGCCATCCACTACCAGGGTGAGTTTCGTCCACCCAACTCCAACAGCGGACCGACCGGCGCCGCCTCCAGTGGACCCTCCACTGCCGCCAGCGGCGCCGTCCCACCCAGCACGGTGCCGGGGTCCAGAGCGGGCTGCTACGACCCCCGCCCTCCATCCAGGATGTCCCACGCCACCTACGCCCAGTTCAACACCTTCACCCGAGTCCCACAGAGCCAGAAAGCGCCTCCTAATCCGGCTCTTCAATCCCCTGGAGATTATCCTGGAGACTGTGGCCTGCTGGACAGCTCAACGCAGCTGGCTTACGACAACTACGGATACCCCTCCCAGTATCCCAGCTACCGCATGGGCTTCGCCCCACCCATAGAGGAAGGCCCGGCCTATGAGATGTACCCGACGGGACAAGGGACCGGGCCGGGGCAGGGGCAGGGGCAGGGGCAGCAAAGTCCCGAAGCAGGGCTGGGGCAATACGGAAGCTCCACCCGATTCTCCTATTCGTCCCCCCCCTCTGACTATTCCCAAAGACACACTCAAAGGATGCAGACTCACGTTTGA
- the kirrel1b gene encoding kin of IRRE-like protein 1b isoform X5 has protein sequence MAAHDQVTKKKKKRLEIDFPGCPSVAVWGIRFSQEPADQSVVLGERVVLSCVVFNYSGIVQWTKDGLALGVGEGLRAWPRYRVLRSLDIGQYNLEISNAELSDDSLYECQATEAALRSRRAKLNVLIPPENPVVDGTPELLLMAGTPYNLTCVTRGAKPAAHIQWTKDGANVEGAYQSTEVLPDRKRVTTRSYLPITPTDTDSGRNFTCVASNPAVPMGKRATVTLNVHHPPMVTLSIEPRSVMEGERVTFTCQASANPPIMGYRWAKGGVLLEGARESVFVTTADHSFFTEPVSCQVFNAVGNTNVSILVDVHFGPILVVEPRPVTVDVDSDVTLNCKWSGNPPLTLTWTKKGSNMVLSNNNQLYLKSVSQTDAGQYVCKAIVPRIGVGETEVTLTVNGPPIISSDPVQYAVRGERGEIKCYIASTPPPDKIVWAWKENVWEKEKGTLMERYTVEQSKPPSQGGAVLSTLTINNVMESDFHSPYNCTAWNSFGPGTMIITLEETDIVPVGIIAGGTVGSSILLLMFLLALAFFLYRQRKGSRRGVTLGKPDIKVETVNKETHSLEEEAADVSTATRMVKAMYSPFKDDIDLKQEVRSDSDTREEYELKDPTNGYYNVRATTHDEARPQSHAIHYQGEFRPPNSNSGPTGAASSGPSTAASGAVPPSTVPGSRAGCYDPRPPSRMSHATYAQFNTFTRVPQSQKAPPNPALQSPGDYPGDCGLLDSSTQLAYDNYGYPSQYPSYRMGFAPPIEEGPAYEMYPTGQGTGPGQGQGQGQQSPEAGLGQYGSSTRFSYSSPPSDYSQRHTQRMQTHV, from the exons ATGGCAGCTCATGACcaggtcacaaaaaaaaaaaaaaaaagactagaaaTTGATTTCCCTGGTTGTCCCTCTGTTGCAGTGTGGGGCATTCGCTTCTCCCAGGAGCCGGCAGACCAGTCGGTGGTGCTGGGGGAGAGGGTGGTGCTGTCCTGCGTGGTGTTCAACTACAGCGGCATCGTCCAGTGGACCAAAGACGGCCTGGCCCTTGGTGTAGGAGAGGGTCTGAGAG CCTGGCCTAGGTATCGCGTGCTGAGGTCTCTGGACATCGGCCAGTACAACCTGGAGATCTCCAACGCCGAGTTGTCTGACGACTCGCTGTACGAGTGTCAGGCCACGGAGGCGGCTCTGCGCTCCAGGAGGGCCAAACTCAACGTGCTCA tcCCCCCTGAGAACCCAGTGGTGGACGGAACCCCGGAGCTCCTCCTGATGGCCGGAACCCCGTACAATCTGACCTGCGTGACCCGCGGGGCCAAGCCTGCAGCGCACATCCAGTGGACCAAGGATGGGGCCAATGTGGAGGGGGCCTACCAGTCCACG gaagtgcttccagaCAGGAAGAGGGTGACGACCAGGAGCTACCTCCCCATCACGCCGACTGACACCGACAGCGGCCGCAACTTCACCTGCGTGGCGAGCAACCCGGCGGTGCCAATGGGCAAACGAGCCACTGTTACCCTCAACGTCCACC ATCCTCCTATGGTGACCTTGTCTATAGAGCCTCGCTCCGTCATGGAGGGCGAGAGAGTCACCTTCACCTGCCAGGCCTCTGCCAACCCTCCAATCATGGgctacag ATGGGCCAAAGGCGGCGTGCTGCTGGAGGGGGCCAGAGAGAGTGTGTTCGTCACCACGGCCGATCACTCCTTCTTCACCGAACCCGTTTCCTGTCAGGTGTTCAACGCGGTGGGAAACACCAACGTTAGCATCCTGGTGGATGTGCACT TCGGTCCAATACTGGTGGTGGAGCCCCGGCCGGTTACCGTAGACGTGGACTCCGATGTCACTCTCAACTGCAAGTGGTCCGGTAACCCCCCTCTCACCCTCACCTGGACCAAGAAGGGCTCCAACATg gtgctCAGCAATAACAACCAGCTGTATTTGAAGTCGGTCAGCCAGACGGATGCGGGCCAGTATGTCTGCAAGGCCATCGTACCGCGGATCGGAGTCGGGGAGACCGAGGTCACGCTCACCGTCAACG GCCCCCCCATAATCTCCAGTGATCCAGTCCAGTACGCTGTCAGAGGGGAAAGAGGGGAGATCAAATGCTACATCGCCAGCACCCCCCCACCTGATAAGATT GTTTGGGCTTGGAAGGAGAACGTTTGGGAGAAGGAGAAGGGCACCCTGATGGAGCGATACACCGTAGAGCAAAGCAAACCCCCGTCCCAGGGCGGGGCCGTCCTCTCCACCCTCACCATCAACAACGTCATGGAGTCCGACTTCCATTCGCCCTACAACTGCACCGCCTGGAACTCCTTCGGACCCGGAACCATGATCATCACTCTGGAAGAGACGG ATATTGTTCCAGTGGGAATTATCGCCGGTGGTACCGTTGGCTCCTCCATTCTGCTGCTAATGTTTCTACTGGCACTCGCCTTCTTCCTCTACCGCCAACGCAAAGGCA GTCGAAGGGGCGTCACACTTGGAAAACCAGACATCAAGGTAGAAACGGTCAACAAAGAGACCCacagcctggaggaggaggcggccgACGTCTCCACGGCAACGCGAATGGTCAAGGCCATGTACTCT CCGTTCAAAGACGACATCGACCTGAAGCAGGAAGTCCGGAGCGACAGCGACACCAGGGAGGAGTACGAGCTCAAG GATCCAACCAACGGTTACTACAACGTCAGAGCCACCACCCACGATGAGGCGCGCCCCCAGTCCCACGCCATCCACTACCAGGGTGAGTTTCGTCCACCCAACTCCAACAGCGGACCGACCGGCGCCGCCTCCAGTGGACCCTCCACTGCCGCCAGCGGCGCCGTCCCACCCAGCACGGTGCCGGGGTCCAGAGCGGGCTGCTACGACCCCCGCCCTCCATCCAGGATGTCCCACGCCACCTACGCCCAGTTCAACACCTTCACCCGAGTCCCACAGAGCCAGAAAGCGCCTCCTAATCCGGCTCTTCAATCCCCTGGAGATTATCCTGGAGACTGTGGCCTGCTGGACAGCTCAACGCAGCTGGCTTACGACAACTACGGATACCCCTCCCAGTATCCCAGCTACCGCATGGGCTTCGCCCCACCCATAGAGGAAGGCCCGGCCTATGAGATGTACCCGACGGGACAAGGGACCGGGCCGGGGCAGGGGCAGGGGCAGGGGCAGCAAAGTCCCGAAGCAGGGCTGGGGCAATACGGAAGCTCCACCCGATTCTCCTATTCGTCCCCCCCCTCTGACTATTCCCAAAGACACACTCAAAGGATGCAGACTCACGTTTGA
- the kirrel1b gene encoding kin of IRRE-like protein 1b isoform X4 — translation MAAHDQVTKKKKKRLEIDFPGCPSVAVWGIRFSQEPADQSVVLGERVVLSCVVFNYSGIVQWTKDGLALGVGEGLRDLMSPPAWPRYRVLRSLDIGQYNLEISNAELSDDSLYECQATEAALRSRRAKLNVLIPPENPVVDGTPELLLMAGTPYNLTCVTRGAKPAAHIQWTKDGANVEGAYQSTEVLPDRKRVTTRSYLPITPTDTDSGRNFTCVASNPAVPMGKRATVTLNVHHPPMVTLSIEPRSVMEGERVTFTCQASANPPIMGYRWAKGGVLLEGARESVFVTTADHSFFTEPVSCQVFNAVGNTNVSILVDVHFGPILVVEPRPVTVDVDSDVTLNCKWSGNPPLTLTWTKKGSNMVLSNNNQLYLKSVSQTDAGQYVCKAIVPRIGVGETEVTLTVNGPPIISSDPVQYAVRGERGEIKCYIASTPPPDKIVWAWKENVWEKEKGTLMERYTVEQSKPPSQGGAVLSTLTINNVMESDFHSPYNCTAWNSFGPGTMIITLEETDIVPVGIIAGGTVGSSILLLMFLLALAFFLYRQRKGSRRGVTLGKPDIKVETVNKETHSLEEEAADVSTATRMVKAMYSPFKDDIDLKQEVRSDSDTREEYELKDPTNGYYNVRATTHDEARPQSHAIHYQGEFRPPNSNSGPTGAASSGPSTAASGAVPPSTVPGSRAGCYDPRPPSRMSHATYAQFNTFTRVPQSQKAPPNPALQSPGDYPGDCGLLDSSTQLAYDNYGYPSQYPSYRMGFAPPIEEGPAYEMYPTGQGTGPGQGQGQGQQSPEAGLGQYGSSTRFSYSSPPSDYSQRHTQRMQTHV, via the exons ATGGCAGCTCATGACcaggtcacaaaaaaaaaaaaaaaaagactagaaaTTGATTTCCCTGGTTGTCCCTCTGTTGCAGTGTGGGGCATTCGCTTCTCCCAGGAGCCGGCAGACCAGTCGGTGGTGCTGGGGGAGAGGGTGGTGCTGTCCTGCGTGGTGTTCAACTACAGCGGCATCGTCCAGTGGACCAAAGACGGCCTGGCCCTTGGTGTAGGAGAGGGTCTGAGAG ATCTGATGTCTCCCCCAGCCTGGCCTAGGTATCGCGTGCTGAGGTCTCTGGACATCGGCCAGTACAACCTGGAGATCTCCAACGCCGAGTTGTCTGACGACTCGCTGTACGAGTGTCAGGCCACGGAGGCGGCTCTGCGCTCCAGGAGGGCCAAACTCAACGTGCTCA tcCCCCCTGAGAACCCAGTGGTGGACGGAACCCCGGAGCTCCTCCTGATGGCCGGAACCCCGTACAATCTGACCTGCGTGACCCGCGGGGCCAAGCCTGCAGCGCACATCCAGTGGACCAAGGATGGGGCCAATGTGGAGGGGGCCTACCAGTCCACG gaagtgcttccagaCAGGAAGAGGGTGACGACCAGGAGCTACCTCCCCATCACGCCGACTGACACCGACAGCGGCCGCAACTTCACCTGCGTGGCGAGCAACCCGGCGGTGCCAATGGGCAAACGAGCCACTGTTACCCTCAACGTCCACC ATCCTCCTATGGTGACCTTGTCTATAGAGCCTCGCTCCGTCATGGAGGGCGAGAGAGTCACCTTCACCTGCCAGGCCTCTGCCAACCCTCCAATCATGGgctacag ATGGGCCAAAGGCGGCGTGCTGCTGGAGGGGGCCAGAGAGAGTGTGTTCGTCACCACGGCCGATCACTCCTTCTTCACCGAACCCGTTTCCTGTCAGGTGTTCAACGCGGTGGGAAACACCAACGTTAGCATCCTGGTGGATGTGCACT TCGGTCCAATACTGGTGGTGGAGCCCCGGCCGGTTACCGTAGACGTGGACTCCGATGTCACTCTCAACTGCAAGTGGTCCGGTAACCCCCCTCTCACCCTCACCTGGACCAAGAAGGGCTCCAACATg gtgctCAGCAATAACAACCAGCTGTATTTGAAGTCGGTCAGCCAGACGGATGCGGGCCAGTATGTCTGCAAGGCCATCGTACCGCGGATCGGAGTCGGGGAGACCGAGGTCACGCTCACCGTCAACG GCCCCCCCATAATCTCCAGTGATCCAGTCCAGTACGCTGTCAGAGGGGAAAGAGGGGAGATCAAATGCTACATCGCCAGCACCCCCCCACCTGATAAGATT GTTTGGGCTTGGAAGGAGAACGTTTGGGAGAAGGAGAAGGGCACCCTGATGGAGCGATACACCGTAGAGCAAAGCAAACCCCCGTCCCAGGGCGGGGCCGTCCTCTCCACCCTCACCATCAACAACGTCATGGAGTCCGACTTCCATTCGCCCTACAACTGCACCGCCTGGAACTCCTTCGGACCCGGAACCATGATCATCACTCTGGAAGAGACGG ATATTGTTCCAGTGGGAATTATCGCCGGTGGTACCGTTGGCTCCTCCATTCTGCTGCTAATGTTTCTACTGGCACTCGCCTTCTTCCTCTACCGCCAACGCAAAGGCA GTCGAAGGGGCGTCACACTTGGAAAACCAGACATCAAGGTAGAAACGGTCAACAAAGAGACCCacagcctggaggaggaggcggccgACGTCTCCACGGCAACGCGAATGGTCAAGGCCATGTACTCT CCGTTCAAAGACGACATCGACCTGAAGCAGGAAGTCCGGAGCGACAGCGACACCAGGGAGGAGTACGAGCTCAAG GATCCAACCAACGGTTACTACAACGTCAGAGCCACCACCCACGATGAGGCGCGCCCCCAGTCCCACGCCATCCACTACCAGGGTGAGTTTCGTCCACCCAACTCCAACAGCGGACCGACCGGCGCCGCCTCCAGTGGACCCTCCACTGCCGCCAGCGGCGCCGTCCCACCCAGCACGGTGCCGGGGTCCAGAGCGGGCTGCTACGACCCCCGCCCTCCATCCAGGATGTCCCACGCCACCTACGCCCAGTTCAACACCTTCACCCGAGTCCCACAGAGCCAGAAAGCGCCTCCTAATCCGGCTCTTCAATCCCCTGGAGATTATCCTGGAGACTGTGGCCTGCTGGACAGCTCAACGCAGCTGGCTTACGACAACTACGGATACCCCTCCCAGTATCCCAGCTACCGCATGGGCTTCGCCCCACCCATAGAGGAAGGCCCGGCCTATGAGATGTACCCGACGGGACAAGGGACCGGGCCGGGGCAGGGGCAGGGGCAGGGGCAGCAAAGTCCCGAAGCAGGGCTGGGGCAATACGGAAGCTCCACCCGATTCTCCTATTCGTCCCCCCCCTCTGACTATTCCCAAAGACACACTCAAAGGATGCAGACTCACGTTTGA